One window from the genome of Penaeus monodon isolate SGIC_2016 chromosome 4, NSTDA_Pmon_1, whole genome shotgun sequence encodes:
- the LOC119572590 gene encoding uncharacterized protein LOC119572590, giving the protein MANNTTDNSSLLKWHIECVPDSAGYYRAQATGGQAWLQHQRKIKSGRRMPTRKIPCDKQYLLRLGRRIQGMQKQLPFIDTLRERYNDINGNKATTKYPTIIKSPLTLNLQVPRDRAFELRSEGVLNNGKQFYLLPDGMRARFVALNSVQIQVDANKLVLLTADGLETASAILQGYLPTGRHNWTYTDGEYRVSTFTVCSRGEFTCSDGLCVPLSVRCDGTEDCADGSDETCLRLLPLSPFYRKKYPHLPLTAVNVTVLLLEVLEINVHDRAFLLKMVFNTKWHDERVSLSDLSHRNSDNMLPGDSLWSPDIDFQIKFLAGEQAMEKPRIQAEKNGPGRIHVHGSFESYDYNAGDEATLVKVESFVLSFRCRFDLRLYPFDVHVCHIDFMMQGHLQSFKPYFSHVNLAGARTQMDASTFRSVRHVL; this is encoded by the exons ATGGCAAACAATACAACTGACAACTCATCGCTTTTGAAATGGCATATCGAATGTGTACCAGACTCCGCGGGTTATTATCGCGCACAGGCGACAGGTGGGCAGGCATGGCTTCAGCAT CAG AGAAAGATAAAATCTGGAAGGCGCATGCCAACACGCAAAATaccctgtgataagcagtacctACTGCG GCTAGGCAGGCGCATCCAAGGGATGCAGAAGCAATTGCCATTTATTGATACTCtcagagagagat ACAACGATATTAACGGTAACAAAGCGACCACCAAATACCCAACGATAATAAAGAGCCCATTAACGCTAAATCTTCAGGTCCCACGGGATCGGGCGTTCGAGCTGCGTTCCGAGGGGGTTCTGAACAACGGAAAACAGTTCTACCTCTTGCCGGACGGGATGAGGGCGAGATTCGTGGCTCTCAACAGCGTCCAGATTCAGGTCGACGCGAATAAACTCGTCCTCTTGACTGCAGACGGCTTGGAAACAGCATCGGCCATTTTACAGGGATATCTGCCGACGGGGAGACACAACTGGACGTATACCGACGGAGAATATCGTGTTTCTACGTTCACTGTGTGTTCGAGG ggGGAATTCACGTGTTCGGATGGCCTCTGCGTACCCCTAAGCGTTCGCTGCGACGGAACCGAAGACTGTGCCGACGGGAGCGATGAGACGTGCCTTCGCCTGCTGCCGCTATCTCCTTTTTACAGGAAGAAATACCCTCACTTGCCCCTCACGGCTGTCAATGTCACGGTCTTGCTTCTGGAAGTGTTGGAAATCAATGTCCATGATCGCGCCTTCCTGCTGAAGATGGTG TTTAACACAAAGTGGCACGACGAGCGAGTCAGTTTGTCTGACCTGAGTCATCGCAATTCGGACAACATGCTTCCTGGCGACTCGTTGTGGTCTCCAGACATCGACTTTCAAATTAAATTCCTAGCGGGAGAGCAGGCGATGGAAAAGCCCAGAATACAGGCGGAGAAGAACGGGCCGGGTAGGATACACGTCCATGGGAGTTTTGAAA GCTACGACTACAACGCTGGCGACGAAGCCACTTTGGTGAAGGTGGAGTCCTTCGTGCTATCCTTCAGATGCCGCTTCGACCTCAGGCTCTACCCCTTCGACGTCCACGTGTGTCACATCGACTTCATGATGCAAGGACATCTGCAGTCCTTCAAACCCTACTTCAGCCACGTT AACCTCGCTGGCGCACGCACCCAAATGGACGCCTCCACTTTTCGCAGTGTCCGACATGTGTTATAG
- the LOC119572589 gene encoding uncharacterized protein LOC119572589 — protein MREMRLTGYSAPFLFLQTAHLFLQVQHDVYALAIGNIYVRTEKNPAPWQWVSLCLLLGEKKELAIDGNLLDLATSEVIDLTVCTWLVWKPWPSAKNCLAGTIATSARGSGKSWPQTTGGLVPSILTGHTRTTWLTIPPEPRAFSKSRRSRRTSSVFLDHNTDFLLTSVLNHRGLTYAQALEYCQSYGGSLLSAAKRSDLEEAEQITNEGNISISFWIDDCTVWRKTDGQIVIFKKPCAATTREFMCKDVT, from the exons ATGCGGGAGATGCGCTTAACCGGCTATTCGGCCCCGTTCTTGTTCTTGCAGACGGCTCACCTGTTCTTGCAAG TTCAACACGACGTTTACGCCCTTGCAATAGGAAATATATATGTCCGGACGGAAAAAAACCCAGCACCTTGGCAGTGGGTGTCCCTGTGTCTTCttttgggagagaaaaaggagttgGCTATCGATGGAAACCTCCTGGATTTAGCAACATCGGAGGTTATTGATCTGACGGTATGTACGTGGCTCGT ATGGAAGCCTTGGCCAAGTGCGAAGAACTGCCTGGCGGGTACGATCGCGACGTCGGCGAGGGGGAGTGGCAAGTCCTGGCCACAAACAACAGGAGGATTGGTACCATCTATACTAACGGGACACACTCGCACTACGTGGCTGACGATCCCTCCGGAGCCAAGGG CCTTTTCAAAGTCTCGGAGGTCACGGAGGACGAGCTCTGTCTTCCTCGACCACAACACAGACTTCCTGCTAACTTCGGTACTTAATCATAGAGGCTTAACCTACGCACAGGCCCTTGAGTACTGCCAGTCTTACGGCGGGAGTCTGCTTAGTGCCGCCAAGCGCTCGGATCTGGAGGAAGCGGAACAG ATAACGAACGAGGGAAATATATCCATATCCTTCTGGATTGATGACTGCACGGTTTGGAGGAAGACCGATGGCCAgattgtaatatttaaaaaaccgtGTGCTGCAACAACGAGGGAGTTTATGTGCAAG GATGTGACCTAA